The Triticum aestivum cultivar Chinese Spring chromosome 5A, IWGSC CS RefSeq v2.1, whole genome shotgun sequence genomic sequence tctaagacaaattgaaccaataaaaggaatcgattgatttgcataatttaaggaagttagattcgtaatttgttatacgttaggaaagttctggttgtaataaagagtggagagaaaaataaaccgatggaccagagtgggagggggtggtgggaggagagacgaaaaaaacccagcgaaaataaaccgcggagactattcaccaactcaTCCATTAGGATTAGAGataagagaaatcgattgatttagataagttaggaaagttagattaaaatgtattatttgtttcctgaaaaatctgttatttgtttcctaagataAATTCAACCAATAAAaaaatcgattgatttgcataatttaaggaagttagatctgtgatttgttatacgttaggaaagttctgattgtaataaagagtggagagaaaaataaactgATGGACCAcccagggtgggagggggtggtgaGAGGAAAGACGAAAAAAACTAAACCGCGGAGACTATTCATTAACTCGTCCATTAGAGTAGAGATTAGCATTTGGATTTAGAATTAGCTATGAGATCTTAGTTCGCATAGCAATGTAAAACACCCAATTCATCATTACTACTACGAGTAGTACTCCGTATTATTCTTCATTTATTACATACACAACGTAAACACAAGATGCAAATCATCTACTATGACACACAGCAGCAAGTTCGTCACAGACCACTCCAATTGCACACAGAGCTGCGGGCACCGCCTAGCTGGCCTGCTGGCTCAAGCTAGAAGCGGAGTGAAGAGGAACATGTCGCCAAGCCGGTCGTTCGTCGGCGAGTTGCCGCCGTAGACAAGCATGCCTCGCCGGCCGTCAAGCGCCCCCGCCGAGAACGCGCACCAACCCCGAGGACCGGGGTGGTGGCCAGACCCGGCGTCATCCAGCCTGGTCCACGCGCCGGTGTCGGTGTTTAGCACGAAGGCCTCGGCGGAGAATTTGCCGGCGCCGAGGTGGCCGAGATCGCTGGGGTCCACCTCGCCGCCGAACACCACCACGTGCTTCCCGACCCCGGCGGCGCAGAGCACGCTCCGCGGGGTGGGCTTGTCGCCGGTGGTGTCGACCACGGCCCACTCGCCGGTGGCCGGGTCGTAGGAGTGCACGTCGTCGAGCTCCGCGTCCCCGGAGAACCCGTACACCACCCACACCTTCCCGCCGGCGAACGCCAGCCCGGGCCCGCCGCGGGGAGGGCAGGCCGCCCCCGGCGAAGGCAGCTCCTCCCAGCGCCCGGCGGTGACGTCGTAGGCCCACAGGTCGTTCAGCCTGCCGGCGTTGCCGCAGCCGCCGAAGACGTACACGTGGCTCCCCTCGCCGTCGGCCACCATGGAGTGGTAGCTCCGGTGCGGCGGGCCGTGGTCGCCGGAGGAGAGCAGGGTCCAGGTGCTGGTGGCCGTGTCGAAGGAGTAGAGCTCGTTGAGCTCCGTGTGGTCCTTGTCGCGGCCGCCGAAGACGAACACCGTGGCGCCGACGGAGGCCATGGTGACGCCGACGCGCGGCGGGGGCACCTCGCCGGCCGCGTCGAGGGCGGACCAGGACTGGGCCTTGAGGTCGAAGGCGTACATGGTGTTGTCCACGGGCAGGCGCGGCGTGAACTCGCCGCCGAAGGAGTAGGCCGTGCCGCCGACGAGCGTGATCGCGTGGGAGCTCCTTGCTCCCGGCCCAGCTCCCTTCTGCTCCAGCTGTGTGATCAATTAAGCAAGAAAATCTTGTCAAAGAAAGAGATCACCTCAAGGATTTCAGAACAACCAAATACCAATCACCCAAACCAATTTCTTCTAATATGAATTGCATAGATCGCATCGATACAGCAAGTGAAGAAGCAAAACATGTCCAaagaggggagaggaaaacgaagaTGGAGTAGGAAACAAGGAAATTGAGTTGGAGAGGCGAGGAAACACACCAGGAGCCAGGTGCTGCCGGTGCCAGCCATTGCTATGGAGAAGCTGAACCTGAATCTGGAGCTTCTCTACTGTGCCTTTGTGTGTGGGGGAAAGTGATGATTGGGGTCACTTGTTATAAGCTGGTCGAGGGGCATGAATGGTGCCATCCCTAGCTCCGTGAACCAATCTATCTAACCACTCCATCCCACCCAAATTACCGTCGAGCCCTCCCTAGAGAAATAAGCtcaattactccctctgtaaacaaatatgaGAGTGTTTACATCACTAAAACAATggtctaaacactcttatatttcttcaaCTTCAACGGGCCGACCCAATTAGACAGCCATTTTGTCTCCGTCTTTTGTCCGTTTAGGTTGGCTAGACGGACACGGACGATTTGCTTTCGGGTTTGGATTGGCGTATGCGCCTAACGCTTACCCGACCCACTTTGACGGTGTCATGAAAAAAAACAATACAtgcatatttaaaataaaacaacttaattaaacattaaagccggtgAGGTCGGTGAGGTCGGTAAGCGTCGGCGCAGGGCTAgcccaggggaacgccgtgttccagGCGACGACGATGTAGGCCACGTACTCGCCGCGACAGCGCTCCTCAGCCAGCCGTCGCTGGCGCCACATCtcgaggtacgccgcctcctgaGCCGGCATCGCTTTCATCCAAACCGGTGGTCGCACGCGGTTGGACGACCGTCAGATAGAGCCACGACAGACACCAAGAAGGAGCGCGTGGCGTCCGTTCCGCGTCCGCGCCAACACATTTAGGACGCAAATTTGGGACataaatgcgtcggcgcggacacgaagcTGATGAGATTTGAATTTGGATCGACGCGTTGGGC encodes the following:
- the LOC123103355 gene encoding nitrile-specifier protein 5 is translated as MAGTGSTWLLLEQKGAGPGARSSHAITLVGGTAYSFGGEFTPRLPVDNTMYAFDLKAQSWSALDAAGEVPPPRVGVTMASVGATVFVFGGRDKDHTELNELYSFDTATSTWTLLSSGDHGPPHRSYHSMVADGEGSHVYVFGGCGNAGRLNDLWAYDVTAGRWEELPSPGAACPPRGGPGLAFAGGKVWVVYGFSGDAELDDVHSYDPATGEWAVVDTTGDKPTPRSVLCAAGVGKHVVVFGGEVDPSDLGHLGAGKFSAEAFVLNTDTGAWTRLDDAGSGHHPGPRGWCAFSAGALDGRRGMLVYGGNSPTNDRLGDMFLFTPLLA